In Misgurnus anguillicaudatus chromosome 5, ASM2758022v2, whole genome shotgun sequence, a genomic segment contains:
- the ppardb gene encoding peroxisome proliferator-activated receptor delta b — protein sequence MEQVEQPTSEIKCDSPVELAEARGNVELMGIMEVQPSPQPDLNSAQILEDTTWIAAQEGESVSSDCVMSDLQEPGSASGEEVEGSEASDTTGMGVSPSRINLKNGSGTEHESPQPNCKVSETAQTFQDPLQVPTLSLSDQLRLGRDDTNNLGLNVECRICGDKASGFHYGVHACEGCKGFFRRTIRMKLEYERCERACKVQKKNRNKCQYCRFQKCLALGMSHDAIRYGRMPEAEKKKLVAGLLAGEKQQSSGGADLKTLAKHVNTAYLKNLNMTKKKARSILTGKTSCTAPFVIHDMDSLWQAENGLVWNQLNGAPPNKEIGVHVFYRCQCTTVETVRELTEFAKNIPGFVDLYLNDQVTLLKYGVHEAIFSMLPSLMNKDGLLVANGKGFVTREFLRSLRKPFSEIMEPKFEFAVKFNALELDDSDLALFVAAIILCGDRPGLMNVKQVEQIQDGILQALDQHLQVHHPDSAHLFPKLLQKMADLRQLVTENAQLVQMIKKTESETSLHPLLQEIYKDMY from the exons ATGGAACAGGTTGAGCAACCTACCTcagaaataaaatgtgacaGCCCTGTGGAACTAGCAGAGGCCCGGGGGAACGTGGAATTGATGGGAATTATGGAAGTCCAGCCGTCTCCGCAGCCAGACTTGAACTCTGCCCAGATTCTTGAAGACACAACATGGATTGCTGCCCAGGAGGGCGAGTCTGTGTCTTCGGACTGTGTGATGTCAGACCTCCAGGAGCCGGGCTCAGCGTCGGGTGAGGAGGTGGAGGGCAGCGAGGCTTCTGACACCACGGGAATGGGGGTTTCACCCAGCAGGATTAATCTTAAGAACGGAAGTGGAACGGAACATGAGAGTCCTCAGCCGAATTGCAAAGTTTCTGAAACCGCTCAAACCTTTCAAG ATCCATTACAGGTCCCCACGCTCTCACTGTCCGACCAGTTACGGCTAGGCCGGGACGACACCAATAATTTAGGTCTAAATGTTGAATGCCGCATATGTGGAGATAAAGCCTCAGGATTTCACTATGGAGTTCATGCTTGTGAAGGCTGCAAG GGATTTTTCAGACGCACCATTCGTATGAAGCTGGAGTACGAGCGCTGTGAACGTGCCTGCAAAGTCCAGAAAAAGAACCGGAACAAATGCCAGTACTGTCGCTTCCAGAAGTGCCTGGCATTGGGCATGTCTCACGACG cgATCAGGTATGGACGCATGCCTGAAGCAGAGAAAAAGAAGCTGGTGGCGGGTTTGCTCGCAGGGGAGAAACAGCAGAGCTCTGGAGGGGCTGACCTAAAAACCCTGGCCAAGCATGTCAACACAGCCTACCTGAAGAACCTCAACATGACCAAGAAGAAAGCACGGAGCATCCTAACGGGCAAGACTAGCTGCACAGCG CCTTTCGTAATCCATGATATGGACTCGCTGTGGCAGGCAGAAAATGGGCTGGTCTGGAATCAGCTTAATGGAGCCCCACCAAATAAAGAGATTGGGGTCCATGTTTTCTACCGCTGCCAGTGCACGACAGTGGAAACTGTACGGGAGCTCACGGAGTTTGCCAAAAACATCCCTGGCTTTGTGGATCTCTACCTTAATGATCAG GTAACGCTATTGAAATACGGAGTCCATGAGGCCATATTTTCAATGCTCCCATCTCTTATGAATAAGGACGGGCTGCTGGTAGCCAATGGGAAGGGCTTTGTTACGAGAGAGTTTTTGCGTAGTCTGCGCAAACCTTTCAGTGAGATCATGGAGCCCAAATTTGAGTTTGCGGTCAAATTTAATGCTCTGGAGCTGGATGACAGTGACCTGGCTCTATTTGTGGCGGCCATCATACTGTGTGGAG ATCGTCCTGGGTTAATGAACGTAAAGCAGGTGGAGCAGATCCAGGATGGCATCTTGCAAGCTCTCGACCAGCATCTTCAGGTGCACCACCCTGATTCTGCTCATCTCTTTCCCAAATTGCTCCAGAAGATGGCTGACCTCAGACAGCTGGTCACAGAGAACGCCCAGCTGGTTCAGATGATCAAAAAGACTGAATCTGAAACCTCCCTCCATCCACTTTTACAAGAAATTTACAAGGACATGTACTGA
- the LOC129414796 gene encoding properdin isoform X1, translating into MKSKKKGTAAVLHIQNFHLIDLTMNLICCVTMLLGIYVRQAVSENAQCFSEFSLSTGICSDLLGEAEVDDCCMNPNYGYTESDGDCKSCRRAAWSEWSPWSKCTVSCKEGVRQRQRKCYGIGVCLDPEDLGTVQTESCAERDCCPEEGGWSEWGSWQPCSVTCENGIKKRQRTCSNPPPQCGASCKGPAEETADCDIEIVCPIHGGWSNWGSWGPCQGTCANEGREPPTHVRSRTCTNPPPSTVPRGRDCEGSDKDSRSCTGLPFCQIDGNWGSWSEPTPCSVTCGIGRQTQRRTCDSPEPKYGGRYCHGSAQKSSVCNTRTPCPINGVWTEWEPWGPCKPPSMRKITCQTRLGTRRRVRSCEGRAFNGNPCDGEIVDHGDCYDIKGCIMKGVLSEWSRWSYCKPNCGPNSTQIREKVCVPDISGYSVRNMKIFSGNPLFLCEDVEDEREIRECKNLPEC; encoded by the exons ATGAAGTCAAAAAAGAAAGGGACGGCAGCTGTGCTA CATATCCAGAATTTCCATCTGATTGATTTAACCATGAATTTAATCTGTTGTGTCACAATGCTATTGGGGATTTACGTCCGACAAGCA GTTTCAGAGAATGCTCAGTGTTTTTCTGAATTTTCCCTGTCCACTGGGATTTGTAGTGATCTTTTGGGTGAGGCTGAAGTAGATGATTGTTGCATGAACCCCAACTATGGCTACACAGAATCAGATGGAGATTGTAAGTCCTGCAG GCGGGCAGCATGGTCTGAATGGTCTCCCTGGAGCAAGTGTACAGTCAGTTGTAAAGAGGGAGTTAGGCAAAGGCAGCGGAAGTGTTACGGAATTGGGGTTTGCTTAGACCCTGAGGACCTGGGAACGGTTCAAACTGAGTCATGTGCAGAACGAGACTGTTGCCCAG AGGAAGGTGGTTGGTCCGAGTGGGGGAGTTGGCAGCCATGTTCAGTTACATGTGAAAATGGAATAAAAAAAAGGCAAAGAACCTGCTCCAACCCACCTCCCCAATGTGGTGCTTCCTGTAAAGGTCCTGCAGAAGAAACTGCTGATTGCGACATTGAAATTGTCTGTCCAA TTCATGGCGGGTGGTCCAACTGGGGAAGCTGGGGTCCGTGTCAGGGAACTTGTGCTAATGAAGGACGTGAGCCCCCAACACATGTTCGTAGCAGGACGTGCACCAACCCTCCTCCATCCACAGTTCCACGTGGCAGAGACTGTGAGGGCTCTGACAAAGACAGTCGATCTTGCACTGGATTACCTTTCTGCCAAA TTGATGGAAATTGGGGCTCTTGGTCAGAGCCAACACCCTGTTCTGTGACATGTGGTATCGGCCGACAGACACAAAGACGAACGTGTGATTCTCCTGAACCCAAGTATGGTGGTAGATATTGCCATGGTTCCGCCCAAAAAAGTAGTGTCTGTAATACTCGCACCCCCTGTCCAA TAAATGGGGTATGGACTGAATGGGAACCGTGGGGTCCATGTAAACCACCTTCCATGAGAAAAATTACCTGCCAAACCAGACTGGGAACCCGGCGGAGAGTAAGAAGCTGTGAAGGCAGGGCGTTTAATGGAAACCCCTGTGATGGAGAGATTGTGGACCACGGGGATTGCTATGATATTAAAGGCTGTATCA TGAAAGGCGTGCTGTCAGAATGGAGTAGATGGAGTTATTGCAAACCAAACTGTGGGCCAAACTCGACTCAAATAAGAGAAAAAGTGTGTGTTCCTGACATCTCTGGATACAG TGTCCGAAACATGAAAATTTTCTCAGGGAATCCACTGTTCCTTTGTGAAGATGTAGAAGATGAAAGAGAGATAAGGGAATGTAAAAATCTCCCTGAGTGCTAG
- the LOC129414796 gene encoding properdin isoform X2 → MKSKKKGTAAVLHIQNFHLIDLTMNLICCVTMLLGIYVRQAENAQCFSEFSLSTGICSDLLGEAEVDDCCMNPNYGYTESDGDCKSCRRAAWSEWSPWSKCTVSCKEGVRQRQRKCYGIGVCLDPEDLGTVQTESCAERDCCPEEGGWSEWGSWQPCSVTCENGIKKRQRTCSNPPPQCGASCKGPAEETADCDIEIVCPIHGGWSNWGSWGPCQGTCANEGREPPTHVRSRTCTNPPPSTVPRGRDCEGSDKDSRSCTGLPFCQIDGNWGSWSEPTPCSVTCGIGRQTQRRTCDSPEPKYGGRYCHGSAQKSSVCNTRTPCPINGVWTEWEPWGPCKPPSMRKITCQTRLGTRRRVRSCEGRAFNGNPCDGEIVDHGDCYDIKGCIMKGVLSEWSRWSYCKPNCGPNSTQIREKVCVPDISGYSVRNMKIFSGNPLFLCEDVEDEREIRECKNLPEC, encoded by the exons ATGAAGTCAAAAAAGAAAGGGACGGCAGCTGTGCTA CATATCCAGAATTTCCATCTGATTGATTTAACCATGAATTTAATCTGTTGTGTCACAATGCTATTGGGGATTTACGTCCGACAAGCAG AGAATGCTCAGTGTTTTTCTGAATTTTCCCTGTCCACTGGGATTTGTAGTGATCTTTTGGGTGAGGCTGAAGTAGATGATTGTTGCATGAACCCCAACTATGGCTACACAGAATCAGATGGAGATTGTAAGTCCTGCAG GCGGGCAGCATGGTCTGAATGGTCTCCCTGGAGCAAGTGTACAGTCAGTTGTAAAGAGGGAGTTAGGCAAAGGCAGCGGAAGTGTTACGGAATTGGGGTTTGCTTAGACCCTGAGGACCTGGGAACGGTTCAAACTGAGTCATGTGCAGAACGAGACTGTTGCCCAG AGGAAGGTGGTTGGTCCGAGTGGGGGAGTTGGCAGCCATGTTCAGTTACATGTGAAAATGGAATAAAAAAAAGGCAAAGAACCTGCTCCAACCCACCTCCCCAATGTGGTGCTTCCTGTAAAGGTCCTGCAGAAGAAACTGCTGATTGCGACATTGAAATTGTCTGTCCAA TTCATGGCGGGTGGTCCAACTGGGGAAGCTGGGGTCCGTGTCAGGGAACTTGTGCTAATGAAGGACGTGAGCCCCCAACACATGTTCGTAGCAGGACGTGCACCAACCCTCCTCCATCCACAGTTCCACGTGGCAGAGACTGTGAGGGCTCTGACAAAGACAGTCGATCTTGCACTGGATTACCTTTCTGCCAAA TTGATGGAAATTGGGGCTCTTGGTCAGAGCCAACACCCTGTTCTGTGACATGTGGTATCGGCCGACAGACACAAAGACGAACGTGTGATTCTCCTGAACCCAAGTATGGTGGTAGATATTGCCATGGTTCCGCCCAAAAAAGTAGTGTCTGTAATACTCGCACCCCCTGTCCAA TAAATGGGGTATGGACTGAATGGGAACCGTGGGGTCCATGTAAACCACCTTCCATGAGAAAAATTACCTGCCAAACCAGACTGGGAACCCGGCGGAGAGTAAGAAGCTGTGAAGGCAGGGCGTTTAATGGAAACCCCTGTGATGGAGAGATTGTGGACCACGGGGATTGCTATGATATTAAAGGCTGTATCA TGAAAGGCGTGCTGTCAGAATGGAGTAGATGGAGTTATTGCAAACCAAACTGTGGGCCAAACTCGACTCAAATAAGAGAAAAAGTGTGTGTTCCTGACATCTCTGGATACAG TGTCCGAAACATGAAAATTTTCTCAGGGAATCCACTGTTCCTTTGTGAAGATGTAGAAGATGAAAGAGAGATAAGGGAATGTAAAAATCTCCCTGAGTGCTAG